The proteins below are encoded in one region of Candidatus Hydrogenedentota bacterium:
- a CDS encoding HEAT repeat domain-containing protein produces the protein MQHKKTYLLFTIAATASLAVFPAAAQNQDALHEIPAPNVEEELSQFIVADGFEVNLFASDPMVANPIAMSWDAQGRLWVAGSSIYPHIAPGQKPADTITILEDTDGDGVADASTVFAEGLFIPTGILPGDGGVYVCNSTEILHLSDTDGDGKADTRRAVLSGFGTEDTHQTIHSLRWGVDGFMYINQSIYIHSHVETPHGVERLGGGGIWQFNPRSLEANVLTRGFVNPWGHHQDAWGQSFATDGAYHDGINHVFPGSAFLISKITPFLSGMNPGSPKHCGLEILSGNHLPEEWRGNYITNDFRAHRVCRFIVKDSGSTYTSEEQTELIKSQRVTFRPVDVKMGPDGAIYIADWYNPIIQHGEVAFRDPRRDHEHGRIWRVTAKGRPLVPRPQIAGASAEGLVKLLTKDEEWTRIQARQTLKNKPLDQVTPALENWIAKSPLQGAEKERQVLEALWTWQTLDIVHPELLLEGLAAQDFHVRAAAVRILKHWLPRLEPQQEWRDRAKALALDESPRVRLEAIRLLGSIPSAESALAALEAFNLARDRYLDYALLVTLRELKSEWLPEVNKENPAFTDNAERLLFALDAVAADDVVPALIHAMAKGRFNDDQTVKAVTLVATHGDAAQAGTVVEQLCTRLEQGDEVALWAWEALYKGTSGRGVIPASGLERAVKLIDRQPGYTQTHAIEAAGAWRIAAARPALNALLTKSDTSTDVQERAIRALQGIGGEESKASILELSRNHPNRATRLEAVRALAGMAPEDSASAALALMQAGTSEGEVKALLDTYLKNEPALNALAKQLEGQTIPVETAKQAARTLSSSGRNVESLMAVVRTAGGLDALADAWTPEAITALVAKVKTEGDPARGEAQFRALACSQCHAIGGAGGLLGPDLSSIGGSAQVDYLVESILQPAKAVKEGYHSIIVETSDLETFSGVKIQENDTTMVLRDVNGEHTIYKDKIDNIEEGTSLMPVGLADTILENELADLVSFLSSLGRVPEWSLGTDKVVRAWQVLQNTPEGLERLFQDGPEVVGAGHAELTWGPAYAKVGGELPLAELPLLNHRYWHNKGYSAARFSLTAAQAGKVDLALGVTEGLDIWVNGELIPSAQLGAVEVPQGDSTVTILVRHDAATAPLRAQIKEAGETAVTLKLAGK, from the coding sequence ATGCAGCACAAGAAAACCTACCTGTTGTTCACTATCGCGGCCACTGCGTCGCTGGCCGTATTCCCCGCCGCCGCGCAGAACCAGGACGCGCTTCACGAGATCCCCGCGCCGAATGTGGAGGAGGAGCTTTCCCAGTTCATCGTAGCCGATGGATTTGAGGTAAATCTCTTTGCCTCCGATCCCATGGTGGCCAATCCTATTGCGATGAGCTGGGATGCGCAGGGCCGCCTCTGGGTGGCGGGCAGTTCGATCTATCCCCACATTGCGCCGGGTCAGAAACCGGCCGATACCATCACCATTCTTGAAGACACGGACGGCGACGGTGTGGCGGATGCCTCCACGGTCTTTGCCGAGGGGCTCTTTATCCCCACGGGCATTCTGCCCGGCGATGGGGGCGTCTACGTGTGCAACAGCACGGAGATTCTCCATCTTTCCGATACGGACGGCGACGGCAAGGCGGACACGCGCCGCGCGGTGCTGTCCGGCTTCGGCACGGAAGACACACACCAGACGATCCACAGCCTGCGGTGGGGCGTGGACGGCTTCATGTACATCAACCAGTCCATTTACATCCACAGCCATGTGGAAACGCCCCACGGCGTGGAGCGGCTGGGCGGCGGCGGCATCTGGCAGTTCAACCCGCGCAGCCTGGAGGCCAATGTGCTCACGCGGGGCTTCGTGAATCCCTGGGGACACCATCAGGACGCCTGGGGCCAGTCCTTTGCGACGGACGGCGCCTATCACGACGGTATCAACCATGTGTTTCCCGGCAGCGCCTTCCTCATTTCAAAGATTACGCCTTTCCTCAGCGGGATGAATCCCGGCAGCCCGAAACACTGCGGTCTGGAGATCCTGAGCGGCAATCACCTGCCCGAAGAATGGCGCGGCAACTACATTACGAACGATTTCCGCGCCCATCGCGTGTGTCGCTTCATTGTGAAGGACAGCGGATCGACCTATACGTCCGAAGAGCAGACGGAGTTGATTAAGAGCCAGCGCGTGACCTTTCGCCCGGTGGATGTGAAAATGGGCCCTGACGGCGCGATCTACATCGCCGACTGGTACAACCCCATCATCCAGCACGGCGAAGTCGCTTTCCGCGATCCGCGCCGGGACCACGAACATGGCCGTATCTGGCGCGTTACCGCCAAGGGCCGCCCGCTGGTGCCCCGCCCCCAGATCGCGGGCGCTTCGGCGGAGGGTCTGGTGAAGTTGCTTACGAAGGACGAGGAGTGGACCCGCATTCAAGCGCGCCAGACCTTGAAGAACAAGCCCCTGGACCAGGTGACTCCCGCACTGGAAAACTGGATTGCCAAGTCGCCCCTGCAGGGCGCGGAGAAGGAACGTCAGGTGCTCGAGGCGCTCTGGACCTGGCAGACGCTCGACATTGTTCATCCCGAGTTGCTGCTGGAGGGCCTCGCCGCGCAGGATTTCCACGTACGTGCGGCGGCGGTGCGTATTCTAAAGCACTGGTTGCCGCGCCTGGAGCCGCAGCAGGAATGGCGTGATCGCGCCAAGGCCCTGGCGCTGGACGAGAGTCCGCGGGTACGCCTGGAGGCCATTCGCCTGCTGGGCAGCATTCCCAGCGCTGAGTCGGCGCTGGCGGCTCTGGAGGCCTTTAATCTCGCACGGGATCGCTATCTGGATTATGCCCTGCTGGTCACACTCCGGGAATTGAAGTCCGAGTGGTTGCCTGAAGTGAACAAAGAGAATCCGGCCTTCACGGACAACGCCGAGCGGCTGCTTTTCGCGCTGGACGCGGTGGCGGCGGACGACGTGGTCCCCGCACTGATCCACGCCATGGCCAAGGGTCGGTTCAACGACGACCAGACGGTCAAAGCAGTCACGCTGGTAGCGACCCACGGGGATGCCGCGCAGGCGGGGACCGTGGTGGAGCAGCTTTGCACGCGACTTGAGCAGGGCGATGAGGTTGCCCTCTGGGCCTGGGAGGCGCTCTACAAAGGCACATCGGGGCGCGGTGTGATCCCGGCGAGCGGTCTGGAGCGCGCGGTCAAGTTGATTGACCGGCAGCCGGGCTACACCCAGACCCATGCGATTGAAGCGGCGGGCGCCTGGCGCATCGCCGCGGCCCGTCCCGCGCTGAATGCGCTTCTGACGAAATCCGACACGTCCACGGACGTGCAGGAGCGGGCCATTCGCGCCCTGCAGGGGATTGGCGGAGAGGAAAGCAAGGCGAGCATCCTCGAACTGTCGAGGAACCATCCGAACCGTGCCACGCGCCTGGAGGCGGTGCGGGCACTGGCGGGCATGGCGCCGGAGGACTCCGCATCGGCCGCGCTTGCGCTGATGCAGGCGGGCACGAGCGAGGGCGAGGTGAAGGCCCTGCTGGACACCTATCTTAAGAACGAGCCCGCGCTCAATGCGCTGGCGAAGCAGCTTGAAGGGCAGACGATTCCGGTGGAAACGGCGAAGCAGGCGGCGCGAACCCTCAGCAGCTCGGGCCGGAATGTGGAAAGCCTCATGGCGGTCGTGCGCACGGCGGGTGGGCTCGATGCTCTGGCGGACGCCTGGACGCCCGAGGCGATAACGGCCCTGGTGGCCAAGGTGAAGACTGAGGGTGATCCGGCCCGTGGCGAAGCGCAGTTTCGCGCGCTGGCGTGCTCCCAGTGTCATGCCATTGGCGGCGCGGGCGGACTTCTCGGGCCGGACCTTTCCAGCATCGGCGGCAGTGCTCAGGTGGACTACCTGGTGGAATCGATCCTTCAGCCCGCCAAGGCGGTCAAGGAAGGATACCACTCCATTATCGTGGAGACGAGCGACCTGGAGACCTTCAGCGGCGTGAAGATTCAGGAGAACGACACGACGATGGTGCTGCGTGATGTGAACGGCGAGCACACCATTTACAAAGACAAGATCGACAACATCGAGGAGGGTACGTCTCTCATGCCTGTGGGTCTGGCCGACACGATTCTCGAGAACGAACTGGCGGATCTGGTGAGTTTCCTCTCCTCCCTTGGGCGGGTACCTGAGTGGTCGCTCGGGACTGACAAGGTTGTCCGCGCCTGGCAGGTGCTTCAGAATACGCCGGAGGGCCTGGAGCGCCTGTTTCAGGACGGTCCGGAAGTGGTGGGCGCGGGGCACGCGGAACTCACCTGGGGCCCGGCCTACGCGAAAGTGGGTGGTGAATTGCCCCTCGCGGAGCTGCCGCTGCTGAATCACCGCTACTGGCACAACAAGGGCTACAGTGCGGCGCGTTTCAGCCTGACGGCGGCGCAGGCGGGCAAGGTGGACCTGGCGCTTGGCGTGACCGAGGGGCTGGACATCTGGGTGAATGGCGAGTTGATCCCGAGTGCGCAACTGGGTGCCGTGGAAGTGCCCCAGGGCGATTCCACTGTGACCATACTGGTGCGGCACGACGCGGCCACCGCGCCGCTTCGCGCGCAGATTAAGGAGGCCGGTGAGACGGCGGTGACGTTGAAGCTGGCGGGGAAGTAG
- a CDS encoding SDR family oxidoreductase: MSPILENQTAIITGAGRGIGAAAALLFARQGARVVVSDRDAEPAEAVAAEIRNGGGEAFAIPGDITDPEFPRILVEKTVEQFGALHILVNNAGYTWDGMLHKMTDKQWDAILAVHTTAPFRLVRAAAPYMRDAAKREEAEHGKASPRSIVNISSTSGLHGNIGQLNYATAKMGMVGFTKTIAREWGPFNIRCNAVAFGYIETRLTQAKESGESVVVDGEEIRLGVPGHMHDHIRASVPLGRTGTVEEAAGGILMLASPWASYITGHTLEVTGGMGI; this comes from the coding sequence ATGTCCCCCATTCTTGAGAATCAGACCGCCATCATCACCGGCGCCGGACGCGGCATAGGCGCGGCAGCGGCCCTTCTCTTCGCGCGGCAGGGCGCGCGGGTCGTCGTCAGTGATCGCGATGCCGAACCCGCCGAGGCTGTGGCTGCGGAAATCAGAAACGGGGGCGGCGAGGCGTTCGCGATTCCGGGCGACATTACCGATCCCGAGTTTCCCCGGATATTGGTTGAGAAAACGGTGGAACAATTCGGTGCATTGCACATTCTGGTTAACAACGCGGGCTACACCTGGGATGGCATGCTGCACAAAATGACCGACAAGCAGTGGGACGCGATTCTGGCCGTTCACACAACGGCCCCTTTTCGACTCGTCCGCGCCGCCGCACCTTACATGCGCGATGCGGCAAAGCGTGAGGAGGCGGAACACGGCAAAGCCAGCCCCCGTTCCATCGTCAACATCTCCTCCACCTCCGGCCTCCACGGGAACATCGGCCAGTTGAACTACGCCACCGCAAAGATGGGCATGGTGGGCTTTACCAAGACCATCGCCAGGGAATGGGGCCCCTTCAACATCCGCTGCAACGCCGTGGCCTTTGGCTACATCGAAACCCGCCTCACCCAGGCAAAAGAATCGGGCGAATCGGTCGTGGTCGATGGCGAAGAAATTCGCCTCGGCGTCCCCGGACACATGCACGACCACATTCGCGCGTCAGTCCCCCTGGGCCGCACGGGCACCGTCGAAGAAGCGGCCGGCGGCATCCTCATGCTCGCCTCGCCCTGGGCCAGCTACATCACCGGCCACACCCTCGAAGTAACCGGCGGCATGGGAATTTGA
- a CDS encoding SGNH/GDSL hydrolase family protein, whose product MLSLLMVGAGLCGRAQSAEAPFAFQEQERIVFLGATMLEREQEEGYLETLLTARFAEKSLSFRNLAWSGDTVFGDSRAAFDTAKEGFERMVKHVHDAKPTVLVLSFGINESFEGPAGLTPFIDGYKKLLDAIADTNARLIFLGAPRLEALGAPLPDPAKQNENVNLYNEAMRALASERGGFYIDLAGELEGMHAAAPLTYNTMHFTPYGYWVFAQAVLKGLGYETPRFMAQAIDVFTLAPEVFFAADIPADTPPLVRAGETLHMLRFFANDPGVYRLQSDGRVIAEATKADWEQGIVLNGLTEVDQFEALRAVVKEKNRLFFNQWRPQNETYIFGFRKHEQGQYAAEIPLFDPLIEAQEATIAELKTPKLAQYTMARVAE is encoded by the coding sequence GTGCTTTCGCTGTTGATGGTCGGGGCGGGCCTGTGCGGGCGCGCGCAGTCGGCCGAGGCCCCCTTCGCCTTTCAGGAGCAGGAGCGCATCGTGTTTCTGGGCGCGACGATGCTGGAGCGGGAGCAGGAGGAGGGCTATCTGGAGACCTTACTGACGGCGCGCTTTGCGGAGAAAAGCCTGAGCTTCCGCAATCTGGCCTGGAGCGGCGACACGGTTTTTGGCGATTCCCGGGCGGCCTTCGACACCGCGAAAGAGGGCTTCGAGCGCATGGTGAAGCATGTGCACGACGCGAAGCCGACCGTGCTGGTGCTGAGCTTCGGCATTAACGAGTCTTTTGAGGGGCCGGCGGGCCTCACACCCTTTATCGACGGTTACAAGAAACTGCTGGACGCCATTGCGGACACAAACGCACGGCTGATTTTCCTGGGTGCACCGCGTCTTGAGGCGTTGGGGGCGCCACTGCCCGATCCGGCGAAGCAGAATGAGAACGTGAACCTGTACAACGAAGCCATGCGCGCGCTGGCGTCGGAGCGGGGCGGATTCTATATTGATCTTGCCGGCGAGTTGGAGGGTATGCACGCCGCCGCGCCGCTGACCTACAACACGATGCACTTCACGCCCTATGGCTACTGGGTTTTCGCGCAGGCCGTGCTCAAGGGCCTGGGCTATGAGACGCCCCGCTTCATGGCGCAGGCGATTGACGTCTTCACGCTGGCCCCGGAAGTGTTCTTTGCGGCGGACATTCCCGCCGACACACCCCCGCTGGTGCGCGCGGGGGAGACGCTTCACATGTTGCGATTCTTCGCAAACGACCCCGGCGTATACCGGCTTCAATCCGATGGTCGTGTTATTGCGGAAGCGACCAAGGCGGACTGGGAACAGGGTATTGTCCTGAACGGATTGACCGAAGTGGACCAATTTGAAGCGCTGCGTGCGGTGGTGAAGGAAAAGAACCGCCTTTTCTTCAATCAATGGCGTCCGCAAAACGAGACCTATATTTTTGGCTTCCGCAAGCACGAACAGGGACAGTACGCCGCCGAAATCCCGTTGTTCGATCCCCTGATCGAAGCGCAGGAAGCAACGATCGCGGAATTGAAGACACCAAAGCTGGCCCAATACACCATGGCACGTGTTGCCGAATAG
- a CDS encoding ATP-binding protein: MWINRNIAPVLRNAVNQFPVVVLTGARQSGKTSLVRHLFPDANYVTFDIPADAELARLDFDAFLKRHPTPLIIDEVQYVPEVLRSIKVHVDQSREPGQFIVTGSQDFSMMEGVSESLAGRAAVLSLPALTLDEAAADGDLDAIDRFCWRGSYPELVARPDLDRELWLGSYLATYLERDVRNILQIGNLRDFDRFLRAAAFRAGQLLSYSELARDVGIAPNTARAWLSILETSRQVFLLEPYHTHGAKSIVKTPKLYFTDTGMLLYLLGFAQWNDVTRHAMWGAVWENLVVAEIRKYYLNAGRRPPLWFWRTQQRDEVDVLIETGPKRFRAIECKTAAKIEARALKGFTALENDFGESALERAAVVCRTAQAYPLTAGSRIAAVPLGGPDGILNWLN; encoded by the coding sequence ATGTGGATTAATAGAAACATCGCGCCAGTCCTGCGAAACGCTGTAAACCAGTTCCCCGTCGTCGTTTTGACCGGCGCAAGGCAATCGGGCAAGACCTCCCTCGTTCGCCATCTCTTTCCGGATGCGAACTACGTCACCTTTGACATTCCCGCCGATGCGGAACTGGCGCGCTTAGATTTCGACGCCTTCCTGAAGCGCCACCCAACACCCCTGATTATCGACGAGGTGCAGTACGTACCCGAGGTCCTTCGCTCCATCAAGGTCCACGTCGATCAGTCCCGTGAGCCCGGCCAATTCATCGTCACGGGTTCACAGGATTTTTCCATGATGGAAGGTGTCAGCGAATCCCTCGCCGGTCGAGCCGCCGTGCTATCCCTGCCCGCGTTGACGCTTGACGAGGCGGCAGCGGACGGGGATCTGGACGCCATTGACCGTTTCTGTTGGCGGGGGAGCTACCCCGAACTCGTGGCCAGGCCCGATCTTGACCGGGAGCTCTGGCTGGGCTCTTACCTCGCCACCTATCTGGAGCGCGATGTGCGAAATATATTGCAGATCGGCAACCTCCGTGACTTTGATCGCTTTCTTCGCGCGGCAGCATTCCGCGCCGGGCAACTACTCTCCTATAGCGAGTTGGCTCGCGATGTCGGTATCGCGCCCAACACGGCCCGCGCGTGGCTCTCCATCCTGGAAACGAGCCGTCAGGTCTTCCTGCTGGAGCCCTACCACACACACGGGGCAAAGAGCATCGTGAAAACGCCCAAGCTCTACTTTACCGACACGGGGATGCTGCTCTATCTCCTCGGATTTGCGCAGTGGAACGATGTGACGCGCCACGCCATGTGGGGCGCGGTTTGGGAGAACCTCGTCGTCGCGGAAATAAGAAAGTACTATCTGAACGCCGGTCGACGTCCACCGCTCTGGTTCTGGCGCACACAGCAACGAGACGAGGTGGACGTGCTGATCGAGACCGGCCCAAAGCGATTCCGCGCGATAGAGTGCAAAACCGCCGCGAAGATTGAGGCTAGAGCCTTGAAGGGTTTCACTGCGCTGGAGAACGACTTCGGTGAATCTGCGCTGGAACGCGCCGCCGTGGTGTGCAGGACCGCCCAGGCCTATCCGTTGACGGCGGGTAGTCGAATTGCGGCCGTGCCATTGGGCGGACCCGATGGGATCCTCAACTGGCTGAATTAG